Proteins encoded by one window of Vitis riparia cultivar Riparia Gloire de Montpellier isolate 1030 chromosome 11, EGFV_Vit.rip_1.0, whole genome shotgun sequence:
- the LOC117924954 gene encoding transmembrane 9 superfamily member 10-like, giving the protein MAVQGGGGRRLGPFALHLWIFLSLLLFPHVRSFYLPGVAPQDFNKGDPLKVKVNKLTSTKTQLPYSYYSLPYCRPETIVDSAENLGEVLRGDRIENSPYVFKMREPQMCNVVCRVELNAKTAKEFKEKIDDEYRVNMILDNLPLIVPVRRPDQELSTVYQHGFYVGLRGQYAGSKDEKHFINNHLTFTVKFHKDPETDSSRIVGFEVKPFSVKHEYEGKWKENSRLLTCDPHAKRAVTNSDSPQEVEDKKEIIFTYDVEFQESDVKWASRWDTYLLMADDQIHWFSIVNSLMIVLFLSGMVAMIMLRTLYRDISKYNQLETQEEAQEETGWKLVHGDVFRPPTNSDLLCVYAGTGVQFFGMILVTMIFAALGFLSPSNRGGLMTAMLLLWVVMGLFAGYSATRLYKMFKGTDWKKIALKTAFMFPGTVFAIFFVLNALIWGEKSSGAVPFGTMFALVLLWFGISVPLVFVGGYVGFKKPAIEDPVKTNKIPRQIPEQAWYMNPVFSILIGGILPFGAVFIELFFILTSIWLHQFYYIFGFLFIVFLILLVTCAEITIVLCYFQLCSEDYLWWWRSYLTSGSSAFYLFLYAAFYFFTKLEITKPVSGVLYFGYMLIGSYAFFVLTGAVGFYACLLFTRLIYSSVKID; this is encoded by the exons GGGGATCCATTGAAGGTGAAGGTGAACAAACTAACCTCTACAAAGACACAACTTCCTTACTCCTACTATTCTCTTCCTTATTGTCGTCCAGAAACCATAGTTGACAGTGCAGAGAATCTTGGTGAAGTTCTTCGGGGTGATCGTATTGAAAACTCTCCATATGTG TTTAAAATGCGAGAACCACAGATGTGCAATGTTGTATGTCGTGTGGagctgaatgccaaaactgcaAAGGAGTTCAAGGAAAAGATAGATGATGAGTATCGGGTTAACAT GATTTTGGATAATCTTCCTCTTATTGTTCCTGTACGAAGGCCAGATCAGGAACTTTCCACAGTGTATCAACATGGTTTCTATGTTGGTCTCAGGGGACAGTATGCTGGA AGCAAGGATGAAAAACATTTCATCAACAATCACTTAACATTCACAGTCAAGTTTCACAAAGATCCAGAAACTGACTCATCGAGGATAGTTGGATTTGAGGTTAAACCATTCAG TGTTAAACATGAGTACGAAGGAAAATGGAAGGAGAACAGCCGTTTATTAACATGTGATCCCCATGCAAAACGTGCCGTTACCAACTCTGATTCTCCTCAAGAGGTTGAAGATAAGAAGGAAATTATATTCACATACGATGTTGAGTTCCAA GAGAGTGATGTGAAATGGGCCTCTCGATGGGATACCTACCTTCTGATGGCCGATGATCAAATTCACTGGTTTTCaattgtcaattctttgatgATTGTTCTTTTCCTCTCTGGCATGGTGGCCATGATCATGTTGCGGACGCTGTACCGGGATATCTCTAAATATAACCAGTTAGAGACCCAAGAGGAAGCCCAAGAAGAGACAGGGTGGAAACTGGTTCATGGGGATGTTTTTAGACCTCCTACAAATTCAGATCTTCTGTGTGTTTATGCTGGAACGGGTGTTCAATTTTTTGGGATGATTCTTGTCACCATGATCTTTGCTGCCCTTGGATTCCTTTCACCCTCGAACCGAGGTGGGTTGATGACAGCCATGCTTCTGCTCTGGGTTGTCATGGGCCTGTTTGCTGGATACTCTGCAACCCGTCTGTACAAGATGTTCAAAGGAACAGACTGGAAGAAAATTGCTCTCAAGACAGCTTTCATGTTCCCTGGCACTGTTTTTGCCATTTTCTTTGTCTTGAATGCTCTAATTTGGGGTGAAAAATCCTCAGGGGCAGTGCCATTTGGAACCATGTTTGCGCTGGTGTTGTTATGGTTTGGCATCTCGGTCCCACTTGTTTTTGTGGGTGGTTATGTTGGGTTTAAGAAGCCAGCAATTGAGGATCCCGTAAAAACTAATAAGATTCCAAGGCAGATCCCAGAGCAGGCCTGGTATATGAATCctgtcttctccatcctaattggAGGCATATTACCCTTTGGAGCTGTTTTTATTGAGCTCTTTTTCATCCTCACATCAATCTGGTTGCATCAATTCTATTACATATTTGGCTTCCTCTTCATTGTCTTCCTTATCCTACTTGTAACTTGTGCGGAGATCACAATCGTGCTGTGCTACTTCCAACTGTGCAGTGAGGACTACCTTTGGTGGTGGAGGTCATATCTGACTTCAGGTTCTTCAGCATTTTACCTCTTTCTCTATGCTGCTTTCTACTTCTTTACAAAGCTTGAGATCACAAAGCCAGTGTCAGGGGTATTATACTTCGGATACATGCTCATTGGCTCCTATGCATTCTTTGTGCTAACTGGTGCAGTTGGTTTCTATGCTTGCCTCTTGTTCACAAGGCTCATCTACTCATCAGTGAAGATCGATTAA